The sequence aattaagactttcttttcccatttttctttgcaGCAAAATATGCACGCCCCCAATTTACTGACCTGTGTGTCTCTAAGCCCAAAGCTCTGGGGCGTCAAGCATCGTCGCACTGTGGTGCAGCCACGCCCCCATCCGTGACCGGAACATTCTCTCTCCCCAGACAAAACTCGGTCTCATAAGACCCCGACCCCGTCCCTCCCCCGGCCCCAGCACCCCCGTCCACTCTCCAGATAAGTTTGACGCCCCTAAGGACCTCATACTCATACACATAAATGCTGCAGCATTTATCCCTCTGTGTGTGGCCTGTTTCGCTCCACATCACGTCCCCCAGGTCCATGGGTGCTGGCTGGTGTCAGAATGTCCGCCTTTTCAAGACTGGGGAGTCCTCGTGGCCTGGACGGACACTTTGTTGACCCATGCATCGGTCCCTCGGCAGtcgggttatttatttttttaagatacaagcttctggcacaaaaacaccgAAAACATAGTTGCGTCCTTCCGCAACCCAATAAAACACAAACACCGTCAGAACCACGTGACTGGGCTCGAACCTGAGCCCCCGTGCATCCAGTAATTAGGTCTGAGCTGCCCGCGGGGCCGGGGGTGCCCGGGGAGGGCACACGGAGAGTGCGCTGGTCCTGGTGGGGGGCAGCACCGGATGAAACGAGTTAAACCTACAGCAccagagcctggggtgggggcagaagggaggCTCCCCTGTGCACCCCCAGATTCCCAAGGGCGGCTCAGGGCTGCTGCCAGAGACACAGCCCGAGAAAGACACAGGCTAGGGTGGTGCTCCGTCTTTTTTGTCAGGTGGAATCCGAGGGTCCTAAAACCAGCCTTTGAAAGTGGGTTCAGGGACATTCAGTGCGTCTGCAATGCCTTGCAATCGCCGCCTCTGTGTAGTTCCAGAACATTCGGGTCCCCCAGCCCAAAACCCCGCCCCCTCACTAGCCCCGTGGCCCTGACTCCGCCTCCCGTGGCCGTGGCCTTGCCTGTCTGCAGGTTTCGTGTCGATGGAATCGTGCGGCGAGTGTGGGCTCTGTCCTCCGAGCCTGCTCCAAGACCCCCCCGGTCCGCAGCGTGTAGCCGCGCCCCGCTCCTGTGTGGGGCCGAGTCTCCTCCCGGTGTGGACGGCCCACACCAGTCTGGTCCCTCCATCCACTGGCAGGCATCTGGGCTGTCTGTTCTTCAGCCCCTGGGCCGTGTAGGAGCCCCTAAGACCAGGATCGTGGGCCCGGGGTTGCTCCCGGGTCACGTGGACTTCTCAAGCTTTCTGTGTTTAGCTTTTCAGGGAGCTGCCCCACTCGCCCGCACAGACAGCATCTGCACCATTTCACAGCCCcactggcagggagggagggctcCCCGTTCTCACAGCCGCACCATACTTGGATTTTCCGGGTCTTTCCTTAATCGCTGTTGGAGTGGTCCCAGCGGTGTGCGGTGGTCTCTCTGTGGTTCTGATGTGCATGTCCCTAGTGACCTGTCACTGGTACTTCTCGACCATCATAGGCctcttttggagacatgtctgttcgggtcctctgcccatctttgaattgttgttgttgggttgtaAGAGCTCTTTACATATTGCTGGACACCAGATCCTTGTCAGGTGTGTGATTGCAGTGCAGACGGTTTCTTGAAGTCACTTACAGTTTGCGCGTTTGCGGTCAGACTCCGGAGGTCCCAGCTCTGAGCTGCGTTTCTCCTGCGTTCTGCACTGTGTTGTCACGGTGCTATGTCACCTCGCTGTGCCTCGATGTGCAGCAGTGTGCCGGTGGGTGCGGTAGGGCCCAGGAGGCCTGGGCTGGGTCCCGGGGTGGCCCCGAGGACAAAGGAGCTGCCAGGCAGGGCTGTGGTGGCTGGAGCCCGAGTGGCCTTGCAGGACGGAGGCCCACGGGGAGGCGGGGCACGGACGCTCCGTCCCGCCCACCTTCCCCAGGCCCCGAGCCTGCTTCTCGTCCTCTGTTGCCCGGAACAAGGACAGCGGCACCTAGCCACGCCTGGAGGAGAGCTGGGCGGAGGTTCCCTCACGCATTCACTCATTCGTTCAAGATGCCTACCACACTCCCCGCTGCCGTGCCTGGGGTGTGCTGGGCTGTCACTGCCCCGGCAGGAACTGTAGAAGACAAACAGGACGGTCCGCATGGCAGTCGTCACAAGCAGTACTAGGCTGGCCATGGGCAGGTGTACAACCTTGGGCTCAGGGGCCAGCAGGGCGGGCACAGCCATCCTCCCCGTCCTGGGGAGTGGCTGGGAGAGGCCTGAGGGGGGAGCAGGGAACAGCATTCCAGGCTGGGGGCACAGCCTGCGTGAGGGCGCTGGGGCGCTGTGCGCGAGAGGCCCAGCTCCCCAGGAGGACTGTGGGGGCACCTCCGTGGGTCAGCCCCGGCCCCCAGAGGCCTGTCACCGGCCAGCGGTGGGTATATACGTCGTCACTTCCGCTTTAGCTCAAAGACAGCATCTAGAGCAGAGTCCCCGTGGCCCCCCGTCCCTCCTGCCATCAGTCCCAGCTCGGCCCCTTGGGAGCTGTGTGACCCCGGGCGGCTTCTGAGCGTCTCTGTGCCGTACCTCCTCATCCGCAGGATGTGGAGAACAAGACGGAGCCCCGGCTCTCGCAGCTCCAAGAGTCGTGGGTGGCCTGCGTCTCCTTCCCGCCCCCGGTGCCCAAAGCCGCGCCTGGCACGCGGCGCCGTGGGGCCGACCGGCCTGCCTAAGGGTGCAGGTCCCAGCCCTGCGGCGTCCTGACTCGCGGGGAGGTTCTTGccctctccgggcctcagtttcccagccAGTCAAATGGGACGGTGACTGGGCCCATGGCTCCAGCGGGCCGGGGGCTCAGGGCCACGGGGCCTCCCTCCCTTGTGTGGGGGCTCAGGACGGCGGTGGCGGGAACGCCCAGGGCGCTCAGCCCAGAGAGCAGCGCAGGGCAGGCCGAGAGCAGCGCAGGGCAGGCTGGCGCTTTCTGGAAAGGACCAAGAGCGAGTCTCCGGGGCTTCGTGGCCCCGCGGGCTCTGTCTCAAGAGCTCATGCCGCCATCACGGAAAAAGCAGCCACGAATCGTAGGATTTTCACGTCTCACAAAATAAGActctttgactttcttttcaaGCACTTAAACATGGGAAAGCTTTCCGACCCACGGGCTGAACCGAGACAGGTAGAGAGCGGGACTCAGGCCTTGCTTTGATCTGCCCTGCCTCCTGGCTGCCCTCACCAcgcccgggcctcagtttcccctctcttAAAGGCCACGGCCCCTTGCAGCCCCAGACTCCTGACTGCTGCTCTCGGCCCACAGCACGTCCAGCCCAGGAAGGCCAAGCCGTCTCCTCGGTCCGCTTGCCTCGCCGCAGCCACGGGCCACTCCCAGGGCACCAGGGACGAGAGTCCCCACTGCACTGTGGCCCCCCGCCCAGAGGTGGGGCCCATGGCCGGGGATGGGGCGGATGCTCCCCGGGCACCTCGGAGCTCCTGCGCACGTGCCGTGCTTGGCTACCCCGCGTCCTCCgtctctgcacccccacccccggcgctGCTGCTGAGCCGAACAGGGTGTGGCGCGGTGAGGGACAGGAGCAGCTTTCTGTGACCACAGGCCGCCCGGGCCGTCCGCCTCCCCCTCCTCCGCATACCCCAGTCCACGTGCTGATGCCCCGTCCGCCCCCACCTGCGTCTCTCTTGCAGGCAGAGTACAGACTCTACAATGGTTCTGACAAGGAATGTGTGTCCCCAACAGCCAAGGTCACCAAGAAGGAAGCTCTCAAGGTGGGTCCGGGCCCGGGAAGGGGGAACACAAGGGTGTCCCATGCCAGAGGAATGGGCGAGCGAGGTCATCACGCCCCAGCCTGCCCAAGGGTGGGGCAGACCACGTCCTGGccggctccccgcccccacactgcctctcctcccctccctgctccgtcctccctcccccccaggcTGGATCGTAGGGGTGCTGGCGGGTGGGATGGGGACCAGCCGGGCCCTTGTCCCTTGACGTTCCCGCTGGGTGCCCGGGGTCCAGGCACAGAAGGAGAACTACCGGCAGGAGAAGAAACGAGCCACAAAGCAGCTGTTCAGCGCCCTGACGGACCCCAGCGTGGTCATCATGGCCGACAGCCTCAAGGTACGCGGGGCGGGCAGGTGTGTGGTCTGGGCTTGGCCACCTCCACGGTCACTAAGGAGCAGTTCAGCATGTTTGGGCCTGTGGTCTGTGTCAAGGTCCTGAGGCATCCCTGACCAAGGACCACGAGCCGGGGGCTTTAAGACAGAAAGGActtctctcccagttctggaggccagcgCCCGAAACCAAGCTGCGGGCAGGGCCTCAGGCCTCCAGAGGCGCTAGCGAGGCCCCTCCCGGCTCCTCGAGCTGCTGGGggccccaggcatccctgggctgCGGGACGCACCTCCCGGCCTCTGCCTCCGCGTGGCCCTGTGTGCCTGTGTCCAGATGCCACCCCTACGTCAATGTGGCCTCGTCCCCGCCTGCTCCAACCTGCAGACCCCCCATACCCGGTTGAGCTGGGGGCCCCGGCCTGCAGATGTGGGTCCCAGGAGGCGCACTAAGCCCCGCGTTGGGGcacaggggtggggaggctgcGCTCTGCCTTCTCGGGCTGGGGTCAGAGGCCCGCGTTCAGTCCTTCCTGATCCCGGGGATGTGTCTGCGCGCCCCCGCGGTCGGGGGAGAGCTGCCAAATCCTGGGGTTGCCTCAGAGGCCCAGAGGGACAGGCCTGTCCGCACGTGGTCATCTGCGAGGACCGGGGCCCGTGGGCTTTTTCCCCCAACgcacaaaattatgaatgaaaaatgagATGTCAAAATGGGTATTTCTTGGGGATGAGAAAAGACATGATGAGTGTCACGGCTTCCAGAGCTGGCGACAGTTGCTGGTGGCTGGCTGCTCGCGGGACCCCGGCAGGGCCTTGACCCTGGCCTTGGGCCTCCCCAGGAAGTCTGCTCCCGGCTGCCAGGCCCGTCTGCAGACTGGCGACCGTCTGTGCACGCGTCCCGTGCACTCCCGCTTCCGCACTCCTTGCGAAGCCGGAACCGAGCTCGGCCCGCCCCagcgccgccccccgccccgcccaggctgcccaggtgcccccgggCTGTTGGCCTCCCCGACAGCGGCGCCCCTCCCCACAGATCCGGGGGACCCTGAAGAGCTGGACCAAACTGTGGTGTGTGCTGAAGCCGGGGGTGCTGCTCATCTACAAGACGCCCAAGGTGGGCCAGTGGGTGGGCACCGTCCTGCTGCACTGCTGCGAGCTCATCGAGCGGCCCTCCAAGAAGGACGGCTTCTGCTTCAAGCTCTTCCACCCGCTGGACCAGTCCGTCTGGGCCGTGAAGGTACCGCGGGGGCCCGGGGTCCAGGGCACGGGCCCCAGGGGAGGAGTGGGGCCTCGGGGGACGACCCCTGGGAGGCAGGTCCTGGGGGGCGGGGTTCCAGCTGGGCCCGTCACCACTCTGGTGTGGGGGCTGCGGGGTGGGTCTCTCGTGTGAGCCGCTGCTCCGGGCCCAGGACTCACGGGGGTCCGGTTATCAGATGAAACCCAGAAACCCAGTTAGATTAGGATTTCAGACGCACCGAATCGTTTCTGTTGGTGTGAGTGTGTCCCCGGTAGTGCACGGGCGACGCTTCTGctcttctgctctggtctttcTCTGAGATCTGAAGCGAAGCGGGCTGATTCCGGCCACCCTAGCACAGGCGCCCAGGGCTCAggggccgagcagagagccagcggCTCCTTCCCTCTGCCGCCGGGTGCCTGGCCCCGCCTGGCGGGTCTGCGGCCCCTCGTGTGTCGGCGTGGGTGTGCACAAGTCCACGTGACCGGTGTGTCCCCCAGTCCCtgggtgtcccccccccccccgggtgaCGCCGGGTCTCTGTCTCCCCAGGGCCCCAAGGGCGAGAGCGTGGGCTCCATCACgcagcccctccccagcagctACCTGATCTTCAGGGCCGCCTCTGAGTCGGACGGTGAGTCCCCGCCTGCCCTGTGGGTCTGCCCAGTGACCCTGAGGGAGGAGAGCACCACAGCCGGCTTGTAGAGCAGGTGTGCGGGGCTGCTGTTCAGGCGCTTCCACTGCCCCCCTAGAAGGACAAGCCTGGGCTTGGGTCGGGCAGGCCTGCCACTCGCTAGTACCTGctagggcctcagtttcccgaaAGTAAAACAAGAACGGTAGGGCCCGGCTCCACGGGTGTTAGGAGAACCACATGACCTGATTTCAAGTCGCCAGGTCACAGCCACTGCATGCCAGGCGCTTGCCGGGCACCCCTGAATCAGGAGGTTCTACCCACATGTGACGAATCGGGGCCTCGGCCACCTGCCAGCAAGGAGAGCCACGGCCTGGATGggatcccaagttcctgggactCCGGATGCCGTGCACGCTGTTGGGGCGCCCTCCAGTGGCTGCTCCGGGTACCGCGGCTGCCGCCTTCCTGGCCCTCAGgacccagagccctgggctggtGGCGGCCACCCCTTAGTGGACAGACACCACGTCCACGCCCCGGGAGGGACCTGTCATGCTCTCCCGGAGCCCACATTCtgaggggagagaaaagcagCCGTCAGACGAGGCCGATGGGGCTGCGGCGTGAGCTGGGTCCCTGATGGGCCGGGACAgcgtgggcagggagggaggggcccatGGCCCCTGCAGGTGTGAGGACGGGCTTCCCGGAGGGCGAGGAGGGGGCCTCGGAATGGGAGAGTGCGGGGAGGCTCGTCCTTTGTGGCAGCTGCAGAGCTGGTGTCCTGCTGGGGCTGCTCCTCTCAACCTCCTCTGCCCCCACGATGTTCAGCCCAGGCTGGGCCCGCAGTGACATCCCGTGAGAACCAGGGCCACCAGCCCTGCAAACCCTTGCCACCCCGGGAcacaggggcacctcagtggaCACATGTCCCCACAGCTGCTAACATCCCGGGGACACAGAGGTGGTGCTGGCTGAGCCCCCTGGCCGCCTCCACCAGGaaggcagcagggctggggggatTCGGTGGCTCTGCCCCCGGGTCCACTCGCTGCACTCCTGGCCCAGCCTCTGGAGCTGCCTTGCCTTTCGGAGGCCCCGGCCAGCCCTCCAGGACgctccaggcccctccccagcctgccacCCACCCTCCGGGCCTGTGTTCCAGGCCCGTGGGAGCCCCTGTGGCCCCTGAGACCTGTGGCAGGCAGTCCTCCGGAGGGAGGGCCTCCTCCCCGACTCTGTGCAGAAGCGGCGAGTGTCTGGGTGGAATTTGGGCTCTGAGTCTTGCTAAGGTGTGACCTTGAGGGCGTGCTGGGAGCATCCTGTGAAGGGCATCTCCCCGGGCAGGCGTCCCCCCCGACCCGGGCCTGCCAGCGGAGCCCCCGTCCTCCTCCGCGTCTGCACCCCCCAGCACGGCCCCCCACACGGCCGCGGTACCTGCGTCCcaggaggatggggaagggacGGGGCGTCCCTGGCAGAGGAGGGGCCACCCCCGGGTGTGGAGTGGGCTCACTGCATGCCGCCCCGCAGGCCGCTGCTGGCTGGACGCCCTGGAGCTGGCCCTGCGCTGTTCCAGCCTCCTGCGACTCAGCACGTGCAAGCAGGGCCGCGACGGGGAGCCTGGGTCTTCGCCAGATGCGTCACCCGCCTCGCTCTGTGGGCTGCCCCCCTCGGCCGCCATCCATGACCAGGACCTATGCCCGTGAGCAGGGGCGCAGCGGGCAAGGGTTGGCCCCTCCCAGAAGCCTGGGTCTCCTGCCTACtggggaccccaggaccctggctgttGCTGGGACTCCTACGTGGGGTCTCCTAGTATGTGGGCGGGGCCAAGCACCGGGGAGTCTGGTCCCCCAAACCTCAGATCAGGGGCTGGGGGCACCCGGGCCGTGCCTCTGACCGGGGGGACCCACGGTGCGCTGTGCCCCTCCAGGCTGAACGGGTCCTCCCTGGAGAATGACGCTTTTTCAGACAAGTCAGAGCGGGAGAACGGGGAGGAGTCGGATAACGAGACGCAGGAGCACAGCGGGAAGCCCGTCGGGGGTGGGCGCGCCCAGTCGGAGACCCTGGAGGGCCCCGTGCCGAGGGGCACCACGTACGTGGAGCAGGTCCACGAGGAGTTCGGGGAGGTGAGAGCCCGCCCCCTGGAGAACCGGGTGTCGCCCTGCACCTCACCCGCCTCCCTGAATCGGGGCGAGGGGGTGCTTGCCGCGCCCCTGGGGCCGGGGGAGCAGATCGGGGGGCCACAACTTGGAGAGCGTGGGTGGGCCGTGAGGGCTCGGCTGAGGGTGCTGGGAAGACCACTGGGGCAGTTTAGGCGGGGCCCCCTCGGGTCCAGGCGAGGCCTTTAGAAGCCCAAGGGATAGATGGAGAAGCCCTGGGCCCACTAGGCGAGAGCTGCTTCCGGGGGGGCCTTGCTCCTGGATAGCCATGGAGAAGGGCCACCAGGAGCCTGGCAGCGGGGAGTAGGGACAGGCCCATGATGGGGCTAGATGATGCCGGCGAAGGGCTTGAGGCAGAGCGCGGGCAGCCCGGGGGACCCTTCTGAGGCTGAGCACAGGCAGGCTCGGCTGAGCACCGACGAGGGGGCCGGGGGGACCTGGCAGGAGGTCCCAGGACAGGTgtgcaggcacagagaggcaaagcAACTTTTCGAAGGCGGCCCAGCAGGGTCGTGACGGATCCTGATCCTCTCTGGGGGCGGCTGCCGTCGGGCCACAAGCGGACAGCCCTGAGTTCACGTCCCACTTTGGCCTCATGCCAGCTGTGTGAGCCTGGGCAAGTCACGTGTCCCTTCGGTAAGGCCAGAGCGACCACAGTGTGGGTCCCAGGGCCAGTGCGGGGAGTCAgcatggggagcaggaggggcacaCAGGTAGCCTGGACGCTCCCTGCCTCCTGTGCCCAAATCCGGCTCCGGGCCTCTTCCAGAAGCCAGTCTGAGCCCACCTGTGCCCGTCCGGACAGGGGTCGGACACTTGCCAGGGAGGGCGGGGACAGGACAAGGCAGGACAGGCCGGCCAGGCCTCGGAGGGGCGCCTCCCGCAGCCAGAGCCTGCCGCGCTCCCTGCGGCTGCCTGGGGCCGGGCCCGACGGCAGCCCCTCTGCCAACAGCTGGGCCAGGCGTCCCAGGTGGAGACGGTGTCGGAGGAGAacaagagcctgatgtgggtcctGCTGCGGCAGCTGCGGCCGGGCATGGACCTGTCCCGCGTGGTGCTGCCCACGTTCGTCCTGGAGCCCCGCTCCTTCCTCGACAAGCTCTCTGACTACTACTTCCACGCCGACCTGCTGTCCAGGTGAGCGGGCGGGGGCCGCCCCACACGCCCTCAGACCCCAGACGCCCCTCGGCATCTCCCCCCACCACCGTGGATATTTCCGGAGGGCCCCCCCGCTGAACTCCGCCCGCAGTCCCTTCCAGCCCCCTCCTAGTGGGCCCAGTCCTGCGGGGCAGCAGTGTGTCCAGTCAGGGCCCCCCCATCAGAGATGACTGTGGGGCCGTCCCCAGCACCTTCTAGCGTCCTGAGTACCGGACCCTGGCCTCAGTGCCCTCGAGCTGCCGCTTACAGGCTGGAGAGGCTGGAGAGAGCCGGAGGCTCAGGGGCCCGTGCAGCGGAGCTGGGGAGCGTGGGAGCTCCCGGAGGCCTGCCTGGAGGCAGAGGCACCCTGCCAGGGCTGAGCCAGAAACATCCTGTCTGCCCCAGCCCTCTGGTTAGGTGGAGAACCTGGGTCTCTGTGGGAAGGTGGGAAACTCCCCGCTGCCCCCGGACTGGGCGGGACAGGAGGGGCCTGGGTGACCCAcggggggagggcgggagggaagGCAGTCAGGGAAGAGGGTGGCCCGGCGGGAGGGCGTGAGAGGGTCTCCCGTCTCTCCCAGGGCGGCTCTGGAGGGGGACGCCTACAGGCGCATCAAGCTGGTGCTGCAGTGGTACCTGTCTGGGTTCTACAAGAAACCCAAGGTAAGTGGGGAGGCCCAGTGTGCTCTGCCCCTCAGAGAGCCTGGGGCCACGCCGACCCCACACAGCCTGGAAGGACCCTGATGGTCCCCACTGTGGCCCCCGGTCCTCAGAGATGGGGGCAGCGCCCTGACccaccacccagggaccccctaGCCAGGCCAGGCCTACCGGGGTGGTCCCCTGCAGGGCCCAAGCGGGACCGGCACACCTTGGAGAAGCACACACAACAGTGCCAGGAAAGGGGCTTTCAACCCTGCACCTCGGGGAGTCCCCTGGGACCTGTGGTTTTCGTGGTTTGTCTCATACTCATGGAAACCTTTTTGAGAACCCAAAATGCAGGCCCCGCTGAGCACAGGGtgttggggggcaggagggaggcaccCACACAGCTGGAAGGGACATGTCTGGCAGGTGGCATAAGGGGCGGTCGGCTGCCTCCCACCAGATCGGGGGTCTGAGCCCCGGAAGACGGGCTGTCCTGAGCGGGAGCAGTCCCCGCCCCCCAGTGGGGATGACCTTGGGGCACCGGGAGAGCAGGAAGGTGGTGGGCAGGGCAGAagaggaggcagggacaggagcTGGGATTTTATCAAACGAGCAGTAGAAGCCACGGGTGCCTTGAACAGGTTAGGCACCTTCCATCCAGAGTCCGGGGACAGCACGCCCAGGGGTCTCAGGTCCCCCCAGGAGCCAGGAACTAGACAGGACATCTCAGAGGCTGCCCCCAGGACGTGAACTGAGGGCAATGCACGTTCTCcccagagcacaagtggggtgaggccCCCCGTGCTGGTGTCAGACCAGGCCCTCCCGTCCAGAGGGGCAGTGGGCCCTCCCCGTGGGCCCCTGAGGAGTGGGCAGTGGGCAGCCCCCACCTTGGCCCTCGCTCCACACCCCATCCCACGTGGGTCCTCACAGGAGCTTTCCACTCGTTGCTTGCAGGGGATCAGGAAGCCCTACAACCCCATCCTGGGAGAGACCTTCCGCTGCTGCTGGTTCCACCCCCAGACCAACAGCCACACCTTCTACATCGCCGAGCAGGCGagtcctccccatccccagctggACACTGGGCTCCACGGTGGGCGGAGTCTGAGCCCTGCGTGCATTCTGGGGGTTCCCCAGACGCAGGCCCAGCGCTGTGACAGCAGGAAGTGTTTCCtcgggtggggagtggggggtggcagggggtggggagcctcCCGTTCCCCCGGGGCACTGCAGATCGCGTGCATTGCCCTCAGTTCACGTCCTGGCCCACGACTCCGTGTCTGCTTCCCCGGGCAGCCGGCGTGAGTGGGGGAGTGGCCCCACGCCACGGGGCAGGGGGAGccaggctctcccctccccccggccaTCCCAGAGCACCTCTCTGCTCACAGGTGTCCCACCACCCGCCTGTGTCCGCCTTCCACGTCAGCAACCGGAGGGACGGTTTCTGCATCAGCGGTAGCATCACGGCCAAGTCCCGGTTTTACGGTGAGCGGGGGCTCCCCGGGCTCTGCCAGAGCCTGTGGGAcatgggggcagggctgggcccccGAAGGCAGTGGCCGGCTTCAtctcccttcccacctctccGGGCCGGGAACCGCGTGGGCAGTGAGGTGCCCAGAACCTGGAGTCAAGATTCCTGAAGCCAGGCGCAGCCCGTGGGGCCCCCACTCCTGAGCCACAGGAGTGGCTCAGTGACCTGTGTGAACAGGCACCACAAGCCACGTGTGGCTTTTAGATCAGAATGAAGGAACATGAGCCGCGGCTGCTCAGATGGCCCGGCCACATCCTGCGTGCTAGGTGGCCGTGCATGGCTGGTGGCCCCCATGTCAGCACAGAGTGGAATAGTTCCATGGCCACAGAAGTTCCGTGGGGGCCTGTCCCCCCTCTGGGGGGTGGTGACAGTCAGAGCAGGGGTTTGCATGCAGCCTCTACCCTGAGAAGCCCTCCCTGGGAGCCGGGCCATGTACACcctggctggggcgggggtggggggggcgggctTTTCCAGAATTTGAGTTTCAGGGAGGTGCAGTGACCCACAGGTCAGGTAGAGAAGCCCAGCGGCCCCACGGTCACCCGGCTGGAGGGACTGGGGACCCTTCGCACCTGCTAGAAGGGAGCTCAGACCGCGTGACTTAGGGGGTGGGCGCCCAGGTCCTGAGGGCCTGTGTCCACTCCCTGGTCACCCACCACCCCACGTCTGCAGGGAACTCGCTGTCGGCTCTGCTGGACGGCAAGGCCACACTCACCTTCCTGAACCGGGCAGAGGACTACACGCTTACTATGCCCTACGCCCACTGCAAAGGTGAGAGGCTTcatgcccaccccacccccaccccgggagggCAGAGCCCTGGCGGGTGCCGTCAAAAGGAAATGCCGGTCTTGG comes from Mustela erminea isolate mMusErm1 chromosome 9, mMusErm1.Pri, whole genome shotgun sequence and encodes:
- the OSBPL5 gene encoding oxysterol-binding protein-related protein 5: MKEEAFLRRRFSLCPPSSTPQKVDPRKLSRNLLFGGENELYPLSPGKDTEPNGPLPPRDEGPPTPGSATKGPPAEYRLYNGSDKECVSPTAKVTKKEALKAQKENYRQEKKRATKQLFSALTDPSVVIMADSLKIRGTLKSWTKLWCVLKPGVLLIYKTPKVGQWVGTVLLHCCELIERPSKKDGFCFKLFHPLDQSVWAVKGPKGESVGSITQPLPSSYLIFRAASESDGRCWLDALELALRCSSLLRLSTCKQGRDGEPGSSPDASPASLCGLPPSAAIHDQDLCPLNGSSLENDAFSDKSERENGEESDNETQEHSGKPVGGGRAQSETLEGPVPRGTTYVEQVHEEFGELGQASQVETVSEENKSLMWVLLRQLRPGMDLSRVVLPTFVLEPRSFLDKLSDYYFHADLLSRAALEGDAYRRIKLVLQWYLSGFYKKPKGIRKPYNPILGETFRCCWFHPQTNSHTFYIAEQVSHHPPVSAFHVSNRRDGFCISGSITAKSRFYGNSLSALLDGKATLTFLNRAEDYTLTMPYAHCKGILYGAMTMELGGRVTIECEKTNFQAELEFKLKPFFGGSTSINQISGKITSGEEVLAHLTGHWDREVFIKEEGRGSAELFWNPSREVRGQRLRRRTVLLAEQTELESERLWQHVTRAIGEGDQHRATQEKFSLEEMQRQRARERQQNLVPWKPQLFRLDPATQEWRYRHEDRSPWDPLKDVAQFEQDGVLHTVRRETMAHQTTLLGSPGPRHQGPGPDRQLRKASDQPSGHSQVTESSSTPESCPELSDEEEEEEEEEEDGDFIPGSESPCPRCGKEARRLQALHEAIVSIREAQQELHRHLSAMLSSAGRARQVPAPGLLQSPRSWFLLCVFLACQLLINYILK